The following proteins come from a genomic window of Corynebacterium hansenii:
- the nrdI gene encoding class Ib ribonucleoside-diphosphate reductase assembly flavoprotein NrdI gives MGLIVYFSSASENTRRFVGKVGLDAVRIPLGPKDPPLRVTRPYVLITPTYGGGALRHAVPKQVIRFLNDPDNRALIRGVITSGNTNFGEAFCCAGPIISAKCGVPELFRFELLGTDHDVDVVRAGLADFWATAARTHPTNDHTKDHATT, from the coding sequence ATGGGACTCATCGTCTACTTCTCATCCGCATCGGAGAACACGCGGCGCTTCGTCGGGAAAGTGGGGCTCGACGCGGTGCGCATACCGCTCGGCCCCAAAGACCCGCCACTGCGCGTCACGCGCCCGTACGTCCTGATCACCCCGACCTACGGGGGCGGCGCACTGCGGCACGCGGTGCCGAAACAGGTGATCCGGTTCCTCAACGACCCGGACAATCGCGCGCTGATCCGCGGCGTCATCACCTCCGGCAACACCAACTTCGGCGAGGCGTTCTGCTGCGCCGGCCCGATCATCTCCGCGAAATGCGGGGTCCCGGAGCTCTTCCGCTTCGAGCTGCTGGGCACCGACCACGACGTCGACGTCGTCCGCGCGGGCCTCGCCGACTTCTGGGCCACCGCAGCCCGCACCCACCCGACCAACGACCACACCAAGGACCACGCGACCACATGA
- a CDS encoding pyridoxamine 5'-phosphate oxidase family protein, which produces MALIDESMREMLSEQLPILATVTDGERPNVGPKRSLRAYGDDALIYNENTGGQHLENIRAGSPVAVAVIDRPNLDGYRFLGRAELHDDGPAWDDCLAFAAANGMGEPKHAVVIHIEEVHSLRSGPKAGTRVAGGR; this is translated from the coding sequence ATGGCGCTCATCGACGAGAGCATGCGAGAAATGCTGTCCGAGCAGCTGCCCATCCTGGCGACCGTCACCGACGGCGAGCGGCCCAACGTCGGGCCGAAGCGATCGCTGCGCGCGTACGGCGACGACGCCCTGATCTACAACGAGAACACCGGCGGGCAGCACCTGGAGAACATCAGGGCCGGTTCTCCCGTCGCGGTGGCGGTCATCGACCGGCCGAACCTCGACGGCTACCGCTTCCTCGGCCGCGCGGAACTGCATGACGACGGCCCGGCGTGGGACGATTGCCTGGCGTTCGCCGCGGCCAACGGCATGGGCGAACCGAAGCACGCGGTGGTCATCCACATCGAGGAAGTGCATTCCCTGCGTTCCGGGCCGAAGGCCGGGACCCGGGTGGCCGGAGGGCGATGA
- a CDS encoding flavin reductase family protein: protein MNPETNHFGEGLRTFFRGCAAGVWVITTVDPDGRPVGFTASSVASVSLDPAVFTISMQAGSSSWPAVEATGRLIVHALSAGQQAVARLFSTSGVDRFRGVNWRPAADGLPLIEGSNGWMSAEILTIVPVGESRLLLCRATETHIPGNRRPPLVHHDRAYWATMPA, encoded by the coding sequence ATGAACCCGGAAACCAATCATTTCGGCGAGGGGCTGCGGACGTTCTTCCGCGGCTGCGCGGCCGGGGTGTGGGTGATCACCACGGTCGACCCCGATGGGCGGCCGGTGGGCTTCACCGCGTCGTCCGTCGCGTCGGTGTCCCTCGATCCGGCGGTGTTCACCATCTCCATGCAGGCGGGCTCGTCATCGTGGCCCGCCGTGGAGGCGACCGGGCGGCTCATCGTCCACGCGCTATCCGCCGGCCAGCAGGCCGTGGCCCGCCTCTTCTCGACCTCCGGCGTCGACCGCTTCCGCGGCGTGAATTGGAGGCCGGCGGCGGACGGCCTGCCGCTGATCGAGGGCTCCAACGGCTGGATGAGCGCGGAAATCCTCACGATCGTCCCGGTCGGGGAGTCGAGGCTGCTGCTGTGCAGGGCCACCGAGACCCATATCCCGGGCAACCGCCGCCCGCCGCTGGTCCATCACGACCGCGCGTACTGGGCGACCATGCCCGCCTGA
- a CDS encoding metal-dependent transcriptional regulator — protein sequence MELTDLSDSAQNYLKTLWTLSEWSGAPVPPSEVAAHLGLRPSSVSDQIRRLREQSLVEHAPYGAVSLTPEGRRLALQMVRRHRLVETFLAEVLGYPWDEVHEDADRLEHAVSDRMLERLDEYLGSPAHDPHGDPIPGPDGDLGDRGDRPLTSSRIGEAIEITRIRDADPALLRHLGARGVVPGAGFTVSDDGASSGVIALEPASPEGGAVAVSVDVAESIRIAAPRG from the coding sequence ATGGAGCTCACGGACCTCAGCGACAGCGCGCAGAATTACCTGAAGACCCTGTGGACGCTGTCCGAATGGTCGGGTGCGCCGGTGCCGCCGTCCGAGGTGGCGGCCCACCTGGGGCTGCGCCCGTCGTCGGTATCGGACCAGATCCGGCGCCTGCGGGAGCAGTCGCTCGTGGAGCACGCGCCCTACGGCGCCGTGTCGCTCACCCCGGAGGGCCGGCGGTTGGCTCTGCAGATGGTGCGCCGGCACCGGCTCGTGGAGACGTTCCTCGCCGAAGTGCTCGGCTACCCCTGGGACGAGGTCCACGAGGACGCCGACCGGCTCGAGCACGCCGTCTCCGACCGCATGCTGGAACGCCTCGACGAATACCTGGGGTCGCCCGCCCACGACCCCCACGGGGACCCCATCCCCGGGCCCGACGGCGACTTGGGCGATCGCGGTGATCGCCCGCTGACGTCGTCGAGGATCGGCGAGGCCATCGAGATCACGCGGATCAGGGACGCCGACCCCGCCCTGCTGCGCCATCTGGGCGCGCGGGGCGTGGTGCCCGGGGCGGGGTTCACGGTCTCCGACGACGGGGCGTCGTCGGGCGTCATCGCCCTGGAACCGGCCTCGCCGGAGGGCGGCGCCGTCGCGGTGTCCGTCGACGTGGCGGAATCCATCCGCATCGCCGCGCCGCGCGGCTGA
- a CDS encoding MFS transporter, protein MPRGASPAYRHFVLGLSTLAAVGSSVVHMGTPFLIPALTASGLSLPAAGLIAAMPAAGIVFTLIAWGWFVDVFGERAALSLGLGSTAAMTAVAAWAADRGPAMLAGALFLAGCAAASVNSASGRVVSGWYPPSQRGTAMGIRQMAQPLGAALSAVTLPVLAASHGIRAALFFAAALCAALAVACLLGIADPPRPESGSADHAAAAVSPYRGSRHLVRIHVASAMLSWPQSMMGSFILVWLIARGHSEVSAGVIVMVAQLSGAGSRAAMGFISDRARSRLRPYRHVAMTTLGLLLLMALLDGLGGGSDAADFAATPLGIAATIVIGALAVAAVSPNGLAFTAVAEYAGPLWSGRALGTQNTFQNIIYAATPPLAGAVVAGAGFPALFALSAVFPAIALAVGPRDDERRHATLDP, encoded by the coding sequence GTGCCGCGCGGGGCCTCCCCGGCATACCGTCATTTCGTCCTGGGCCTGTCGACGCTCGCCGCCGTCGGCTCCTCCGTCGTGCACATGGGCACGCCCTTCCTCATCCCGGCGCTGACGGCGTCGGGGCTGTCGCTGCCCGCCGCGGGATTGATCGCCGCGATGCCGGCGGCGGGCATCGTGTTCACGCTCATCGCGTGGGGGTGGTTCGTCGACGTCTTCGGCGAGCGCGCCGCACTGTCGCTCGGCCTGGGGTCGACGGCGGCGATGACGGCGGTCGCGGCATGGGCGGCCGACCGCGGACCCGCCATGCTGGCGGGCGCGCTGTTCCTGGCCGGCTGCGCGGCGGCGTCGGTGAATTCGGCGTCCGGGCGCGTGGTGTCGGGATGGTACCCGCCGTCGCAGCGCGGCACGGCCATGGGCATCCGCCAGATGGCGCAGCCGCTGGGCGCGGCGCTGTCCGCCGTGACGCTGCCGGTGCTCGCGGCGTCGCACGGGATCCGCGCCGCACTGTTCTTCGCCGCCGCCCTGTGCGCGGCGCTGGCCGTCGCCTGCCTGCTGGGCATCGCCGACCCGCCGCGCCCGGAGTCCGGATCGGCGGATCACGCGGCCGCCGCCGTGAGCCCCTACCGGGGTTCGCGGCACCTGGTGCGCATCCACGTCGCATCGGCGATGCTGTCGTGGCCGCAGTCGATGATGGGCTCGTTCATCCTGGTGTGGCTCATCGCGCGGGGGCATTCGGAGGTTTCCGCCGGCGTGATCGTCATGGTCGCCCAGCTGTCCGGCGCGGGATCCCGCGCGGCGATGGGGTTCATCTCCGACCGGGCCCGTTCGCGCCTGCGCCCCTACCGGCACGTGGCCATGACGACGCTCGGGCTGCTGCTGCTCATGGCGCTTCTCGACGGCCTCGGCGGCGGATCCGACGCGGCCGATTTCGCCGCCACCCCGCTGGGCATCGCGGCGACGATCGTCATCGGGGCGCTCGCGGTCGCGGCGGTATCGCCGAACGGCCTGGCGTTCACGGCCGTGGCGGAATACGCCGGGCCGCTGTGGTCCGGGCGCGCGCTGGGCACCCAGAACACTTTCCAGAACATTATCTACGCCGCCACTCCCCCGCTGGCCGGCGCCGTGGTGGCGGGCGCCGGGTTCCCCGCGCTGTTCGCCCTGTCGGCGGTCTTCCCGGCCATCGCGCTGGCCGTCGGGCCCCGCGACGACGAACGCCGCCACGCGACCCTCGACCCCTGA
- a CDS encoding IclR family transcriptional regulator, whose amino-acid sequence MGQTSTADAAPMSGIKVLDRSVLILTTVAAGPCTLAELCDRTGLPRATAHRLATALEVHRLVTRTPDGRWTTGPGLTDLTPVTSDLLADAAAHVLPRLMETTGESVQLYRLTGDTRTCIASLEPPTGLRNTVPVGSRMPLSAGSAAKILLAYGPAGLAERILPDADFDAAELDDVAKQGWAESMGERDPALASVSAPVRDGAGEIVAVLSISGPVERLSPSPYQAWGREVLTAAADMEKRL is encoded by the coding sequence ATGGGACAGACTAGCACAGCCGACGCCGCCCCGATGAGCGGGATCAAGGTTCTCGACCGTTCGGTCCTCATCCTCACCACGGTCGCCGCCGGCCCCTGCACGCTGGCCGAGTTGTGCGACCGCACCGGCCTGCCGCGCGCCACCGCGCACCGCCTGGCCACCGCACTGGAGGTGCACCGCCTGGTCACCCGCACGCCCGACGGGCGCTGGACGACGGGCCCCGGTCTCACCGACCTGACCCCGGTCACCTCTGACCTGCTGGCCGACGCCGCCGCGCACGTGCTCCCCCGCCTGATGGAGACCACCGGCGAATCGGTGCAGCTGTACCGCCTCACGGGCGACACGCGCACGTGCATCGCCTCCCTCGAACCGCCCACCGGCCTGCGCAACACCGTCCCGGTGGGCTCGCGCATGCCGCTGTCGGCCGGTTCCGCGGCGAAGATCCTGCTCGCCTACGGGCCCGCCGGCTTGGCGGAGCGCATTTTGCCCGACGCCGACTTCGATGCCGCGGAGCTGGACGACGTCGCGAAGCAGGGCTGGGCCGAGTCCATGGGCGAGCGCGACCCGGCGCTGGCCAGCGTCTCCGCCCCGGTGCGCGACGGCGCCGGCGAGATCGTGGCGGTGCTGTCCATTTCCGGGCCGGTCGAGCGCCTGTCGCCGTCGCCGTACCAGGCATGGGGCCGCGAGGTGCTCACCGCCGCGGCCGACATGGAAAAGAGGTTGTAG
- the leuC gene encoding 3-isopropylmalate dehydratase large subunit, whose product MSTTDASPKTLAEKVWRDHVVKRGENGEPDLIYIDLHLVHEVTSPQAFDGLRLAGRKVRRPDLTIATEDHNVPTDGAGGGAIELIKEPTSRTQIATLRANAEEFGIRLHPMGDREQGIVHVVGPQLGLTQPGTTVVCGDSHTATHGAFGAMAFGIGTSEVEHVLATQTLPLKPFKTMAVNVSGELRPGVTAKDLILAIIAKIGTGGGQGHVIEYRGEAISKLSMEARMTICNMSIEAGARAGMIAPDATTYEYLKGRPHAPRGEEWDSAVEYWESLVTDDDAEFDTVVEIDGSALTPFVTWGTNPGQGVPLGETVPDPELISGDDERLAAERALEYMDLEPGTPMREVPIDVVFVGSCTNGRIEDMRAVADVLRDRKVAEGVQMLVVPGSARVRELAEAEGLDAVFTAAGAEWRQPGCSMCLGMNPDQLDPGQRCASTSNRNFEGRQGKGGRTHLVSPAVAAASAVAGRLASPEDL is encoded by the coding sequence ATGAGCACCACGGACGCCAGCCCGAAGACGCTCGCCGAAAAGGTGTGGCGCGACCACGTCGTCAAGCGGGGCGAGAACGGTGAACCCGATCTCATCTACATCGACCTCCACCTCGTCCACGAGGTCACGTCGCCCCAGGCCTTCGACGGCCTGCGCCTCGCCGGCCGCAAGGTCCGCCGCCCCGACCTCACCATCGCCACCGAGGACCACAACGTGCCCACCGACGGCGCGGGCGGCGGCGCCATCGAGCTGATCAAAGAGCCGACGTCGCGCACGCAGATCGCCACGCTGCGCGCCAACGCCGAGGAATTCGGCATCCGCCTGCACCCCATGGGCGACCGCGAGCAGGGCATCGTCCACGTCGTCGGCCCCCAGCTGGGCCTGACCCAGCCGGGCACCACCGTCGTCTGCGGCGACTCGCACACCGCCACCCACGGCGCGTTCGGCGCGATGGCCTTCGGCATCGGCACCTCCGAGGTCGAGCACGTCCTGGCCACCCAGACGCTGCCGCTCAAGCCGTTCAAGACCATGGCGGTCAACGTCTCCGGCGAGCTGCGCCCCGGGGTCACCGCCAAGGACCTGATCCTGGCGATCATCGCCAAGATCGGCACCGGCGGCGGCCAGGGCCACGTCATCGAGTACCGCGGCGAGGCCATCTCCAAGCTGTCGATGGAAGCCCGCATGACCATCTGCAACATGTCCATCGAGGCCGGCGCCCGCGCGGGCATGATCGCCCCCGACGCCACCACGTACGAGTACCTCAAGGGCCGCCCGCACGCGCCGCGGGGCGAGGAGTGGGACTCCGCCGTCGAGTACTGGGAGTCGCTGGTCACCGACGACGACGCCGAATTCGACACCGTCGTCGAGATCGACGGCTCCGCGCTGACCCCCTTCGTCACCTGGGGCACCAACCCCGGCCAGGGCGTCCCGCTGGGCGAAACCGTGCCGGACCCCGAGCTGATCTCCGGCGACGACGAGCGCCTCGCCGCCGAGCGCGCCCTCGAATACATGGACCTCGAGCCCGGCACCCCGATGCGCGAGGTGCCCATCGACGTCGTCTTCGTCGGCTCCTGCACCAACGGCCGCATCGAGGACATGCGCGCAGTCGCCGACGTCCTGCGCGACCGCAAGGTCGCCGAGGGCGTGCAGATGCTCGTCGTCCCCGGCTCCGCCCGCGTCCGCGAGCTCGCCGAAGCCGAGGGCCTCGACGCCGTGTTCACCGCCGCCGGCGCGGAATGGCGCCAGCCGGGCTGCTCCATGTGCCTGGGCATGAACCCCGACCAGCTCGATCCGGGCCAGCGCTGCGCGTCGACCTCGAACCGCAACTTCGAGGGCCGCCAGGGCAAGGGCGGCCGCACCCACCTGGTCAGCCCGGCGGTCGCCGCCGCCTCCGCCGTCGCCGGCCGCCTGGCGTCGCCGGAAGACCTGTAG
- the leuD gene encoding 3-isopropylmalate dehydratase small subunit, producing the protein MEKFTTHTGVGVPLRRSNVDTDQIIPAVYLKRVTRSGFEDGLFKNWRVNEPDFVLNRPVYADGSVLVAGPDFGTGSSREHAVWALMDYGFRVVISSRFADIFRGNSGKAGLLAAQMEQSDVELLWKKLEEEPGLELTVDLEGRTVAAGDVVLPFDVDDYTRWRLREGLDDISLTLRNEADIKAFEESRPSHKPRTLQ; encoded by the coding sequence ATGGAGAAGTTCACCACCCACACCGGTGTCGGCGTGCCGCTGCGGCGCTCCAACGTCGACACCGACCAGATCATCCCGGCGGTCTACCTCAAGCGCGTCACCCGCTCCGGCTTCGAGGACGGCCTGTTCAAGAACTGGCGCGTCAACGAGCCCGACTTCGTGCTCAACCGCCCCGTCTACGCCGACGGCTCCGTGCTGGTCGCCGGCCCCGACTTCGGCACCGGCTCGTCGCGCGAGCACGCCGTCTGGGCGCTCATGGACTACGGCTTCCGCGTGGTCATCTCGTCGCGCTTCGCCGACATCTTCCGCGGCAACTCCGGCAAGGCCGGTCTGCTGGCCGCGCAGATGGAGCAGTCGGACGTCGAGCTGCTGTGGAAGAAGCTCGAGGAGGAGCCGGGCCTGGAGCTGACGGTCGATCTCGAGGGCCGCACCGTGGCCGCGGGCGACGTCGTCCTGCCGTTCGACGTGGACGACTACACCCGCTGGCGCCTGCGCGAGGGCCTCGACGACATTTCCCTGACCCTCCGAAATGAAGCCGACATTAAGGCATTTGAGGAATCCCGGCCGTCGCACAAGCCGCGTACCCTGCAGTAA
- a CDS encoding HU family DNA-binding protein gives MNKADLVAQLAEKLDINHADAAAAVEGTLDIVVRSVAQGKSVTIMGFGTLESRERAPRTARNPHTGETIEVPATRSPAFRPGNYFRAVVKEGRADDEGISVRRSSSHTGFDA, from the coding sequence ATGAACAAGGCCGACCTCGTCGCCCAGCTCGCAGAGAAGCTCGACATCAACCACGCCGACGCCGCCGCCGCGGTGGAGGGCACGCTCGACATCGTCGTCCGGTCGGTGGCCCAGGGTAAGTCGGTGACGATCATGGGCTTCGGCACCCTCGAATCCCGCGAACGCGCGCCGCGCACCGCCCGCAACCCGCACACCGGCGAGACCATCGAGGTCCCGGCGACGCGCAGCCCGGCGTTCCGGCCCGGCAACTACTTCCGGGCCGTGGTCAAGGAGGGCAGGGCGGACGACGAGGGAATCTCCGTGCGCCGTTCGTCGTCCCACACGGGCTTCGACGCTTGA
- a CDS encoding NUDIX hydrolase, whose amino-acid sequence MHENDKDQVNDQSLTGRLREIGSEPGEGVAKPTYAAGAVLWRGDVADPEIGVIHRPGYDDWSLPKGKLDPGENLPMTAERELREETGYTVRLGKLLGNVSYPVAGRTKLVWYWTGEVLEGEFTPNSEVDELRWVGFDEAAELLTYDLDRDVLNKARKRLGNEPDTRVIYVRHARAHSRKNWAGDDNLRPLDKKGRRQSELLVPELLPFRPERVYSAEPVRCRHTVEPLASELGVDVVVDELFGDEACISRLVDSQRRFMEVVAEGGVSVICAQGTVIPDTIAWLSAQGTLPIADIPCKKGSAWVLGFNDGVLTTADYYASALPVK is encoded by the coding sequence ATGCACGAAAACGACAAGGACCAGGTCAACGACCAGAGCCTGACGGGTCGGTTGCGCGAGATCGGCTCCGAGCCGGGCGAGGGCGTGGCCAAGCCGACGTACGCGGCGGGCGCGGTCCTGTGGCGCGGAGATGTGGCGGACCCGGAGATCGGCGTCATCCACCGCCCCGGGTACGACGACTGGTCGCTGCCGAAGGGCAAGCTGGATCCCGGCGAGAACCTGCCCATGACCGCCGAGCGCGAGCTACGCGAGGAGACCGGCTACACGGTGCGCCTGGGCAAGCTGCTGGGCAACGTCAGCTATCCGGTCGCCGGGCGCACGAAGCTGGTCTGGTACTGGACGGGCGAGGTCCTCGAGGGCGAGTTCACGCCCAATTCCGAGGTCGACGAGCTGCGCTGGGTCGGCTTCGACGAGGCCGCCGAGCTGCTGACCTACGACCTCGACCGCGACGTGCTGAACAAGGCCCGCAAGCGCCTGGGCAACGAGCCGGACACGCGCGTCATCTACGTCCGCCACGCCCGCGCGCACTCGCGCAAGAACTGGGCCGGCGACGACAACCTGCGCCCGCTGGACAAGAAGGGCCGCCGCCAGTCGGAGCTGCTCGTCCCGGAGCTGCTGCCCTTCCGCCCGGAGCGCGTGTACTCGGCCGAGCCGGTGCGCTGCCGCCACACCGTGGAGCCCCTGGCCTCCGAGCTCGGCGTCGACGTGGTCGTCGACGAGCTCTTCGGCGACGAGGCCTGCATCTCCCGCCTGGTCGATTCCCAGCGCCGCTTCATGGAGGTCGTCGCCGAGGGCGGCGTGTCCGTCATCTGCGCCCAGGGCACGGTCATCCCCGACACCATCGCGTGGCTGTCCGCCCAGGGCACGCTGCCCATCGCGGACATCCCCTGCAAGAAGGGCTCCGCGTGGGTGCTCGGCTTCAACGACGGCGTGCTCACCACCGCCGACTACTACGCCAGCGCCCTGCCCGTGAAGTAG
- a CDS encoding NAD(P)H-dependent glycerol-3-phosphate dehydrogenase gives MVDVAVMGAGSWGTTLAKVFADAGNPVRLWARRGEQAERIQATRENSDYLPGLVLPENITASDDAAGTLDGADIVVLAVPSQTLRANLADWRDLIGPQATLLSLAKGIERESHKRMSEVITEVAEVPEERVAVLSGPNLAREIADGQPAATVIACTDVTRAQLVQAAVATGYFRPYTNPDVVGCEIGGACKNVIALACGMATGQGLGENTLATIITRGLAEITRLGVAAGAQEKTFSGLAGLGDLVATCSSPLSRNRTFGERMGRGDTVEEAQKATRGQVAEGVISSISVRDLARGHGVEMPITEAVHAVCHEGESVEEMIRALMGRSRKAE, from the coding sequence ATGGTGGACGTGGCCGTGATGGGCGCGGGATCGTGGGGCACGACGCTGGCCAAGGTCTTCGCGGACGCGGGCAACCCGGTGCGGCTGTGGGCCCGCCGCGGCGAGCAGGCGGAGCGCATCCAGGCCACGCGCGAAAACTCCGACTACCTGCCCGGCCTGGTCCTGCCCGAGAACATCACCGCCTCCGACGACGCCGCCGGGACGCTCGACGGCGCCGACATCGTGGTGCTGGCCGTGCCGTCGCAGACGTTGCGCGCGAACCTCGCCGACTGGCGTGACCTGATCGGCCCGCAGGCGACGCTGCTGAGCCTGGCCAAGGGCATCGAGCGCGAATCGCACAAGCGCATGAGCGAGGTCATCACCGAGGTCGCCGAGGTCCCCGAGGAGCGCGTGGCCGTGCTGTCCGGGCCGAACCTGGCCCGCGAGATCGCCGACGGCCAGCCCGCGGCGACCGTCATCGCGTGCACCGACGTCACGCGCGCCCAACTGGTGCAGGCGGCCGTGGCCACCGGGTATTTCCGCCCCTACACCAACCCCGACGTCGTCGGCTGCGAGATCGGCGGCGCGTGCAAGAACGTCATCGCCCTGGCGTGCGGCATGGCCACGGGGCAGGGGCTGGGGGAGAACACGCTGGCGACGATCATCACCCGCGGCCTGGCGGAGATCACCCGACTCGGCGTCGCCGCCGGCGCGCAGGAGAAGACGTTTTCGGGCCTGGCCGGACTCGGCGACCTCGTGGCCACGTGTTCGTCGCCGCTGTCGCGCAACCGCACCTTCGGCGAGCGCATGGGCCGCGGCGACACCGTCGAGGAGGCCCAGAAGGCCACCCGCGGCCAGGTCGCCGAGGGCGTCATCTCGTCCATCTCCGTGCGCGACCTCGCCCGCGGCCACGGCGTGGAAATGCCCATCACCGAGGCGGTCCACGCGGTGTGCCACGAGGGCGAATCCGTCGAGGAGATGATCCGCGCGCTGATGGGCCGCTCCCGCAAGGCGGAGTGA
- a CDS encoding D-alanine--D-alanine ligase family protein, whose amino-acid sequence MTSPAQRTAGPEGRTDDRISVAVLYGGASPEHNVSCVSAGAIMAHLDAATYRVVPVGITRDGTWTPGTSAPEALSKHGRELPHVPDVAEGGAELQLSADPRRKGELRFVAGPDAGELFDVVDVVFPVLHGPNGEDGTIQGLLELSRIPFVGPGVLASAAGMDKERTKNLAVAGGIPVGEQAVLLEGEELSGADRERLGLPVFVKPARGGSSIGISKVDSWDEFDAALELARSHDAKVIVEKGIVGAEVECGVLQRPDGELIASAPAQLAGTEDSDEGFYGFDTKYLDDVVTAQIPAPLPAETIAEVQELSKLAFRSLGCDGLTRVDFFVTDRGPVLNEVNTMPGFTPISMYPQMFAASGVPYPELLGTLVQRALVARR is encoded by the coding sequence ATGACTTCGCCCGCACAGCGCACCGCCGGCCCCGAAGGCCGCACCGATGACCGCATTTCCGTCGCCGTCCTCTACGGCGGCGCGAGCCCCGAGCACAACGTGTCCTGCGTGTCCGCCGGCGCGATCATGGCGCACCTGGACGCCGCGACGTACCGCGTGGTGCCCGTCGGCATCACCCGCGACGGCACGTGGACCCCGGGCACCTCGGCCCCGGAGGCGCTGAGCAAGCACGGCCGCGAGCTGCCGCACGTGCCGGATGTCGCCGAGGGCGGCGCCGAACTGCAGTTGTCGGCGGATCCGCGGCGCAAGGGAGAGCTCCGCTTCGTCGCGGGGCCGGATGCGGGCGAGCTTTTCGACGTCGTGGACGTCGTCTTCCCGGTGCTCCACGGCCCCAACGGCGAGGACGGCACGATCCAGGGACTTCTCGAGCTGTCGCGCATCCCGTTCGTCGGGCCGGGCGTGCTCGCGTCGGCTGCGGGCATGGACAAGGAGCGCACCAAGAACCTGGCCGTCGCCGGCGGCATCCCCGTGGGGGAGCAGGCGGTGCTGCTGGAGGGCGAGGAGCTGTCGGGGGCCGACCGCGAGCGGCTGGGCCTTCCGGTGTTCGTCAAGCCGGCCCGGGGCGGCTCGTCGATCGGCATCTCCAAGGTCGATTCCTGGGACGAGTTCGACGCCGCCCTGGAGCTGGCGCGCTCGCACGACGCGAAGGTGATCGTGGAGAAGGGCATCGTCGGAGCGGAGGTCGAGTGCGGCGTGCTGCAGCGCCCCGACGGCGAGCTCATCGCGTCGGCGCCCGCGCAGCTGGCGGGCACCGAGGATTCCGACGAGGGGTTCTACGGCTTCGACACCAAGTACCTCGACGACGTGGTCACCGCCCAGATCCCCGCCCCGCTGCCGGCCGAGACCATCGCCGAGGTGCAGGAGCTGTCCAAGCTGGCGTTCCGCTCGCTGGGCTGCGACGGCCTGACCCGCGTCGACTTCTTCGTCACCGACCGGGGGCCGGTGCTCAACGAGGTCAACACGATGCCCGGCTTCACCCCGATCTCCATGTACCCGCAGATGTTCGCGGCCTCCGGCGTGCCCTACCCGGAGCTGCTGGGCACGCTGGTGCAGCGCGCCCTGGTCGCGCGGAGATAG
- a CDS encoding DUF3515 domain-containing protein has protein sequence MGENVQAQGSRRRAGIALALAVLLAFGVIVGAKFFQDKQARQPVLLSTLEMPEDDSLKCAELVERLPDRLDGLVRAELADPAPKGAAVWRNTSDDRVTLRCGAPVPMQYTEQSVTEEHDGVKWIRIDDPTDGVNLSTWFSVGRSPVVAVTADFSRPGAVKELSKVMGPDSEVGGAPAANPIPLTDLPADEADDRCSALMAALPSEIGERKRIEGKKLPAGSMVWADDRGSLISLRCGVAEPAGYEDTTEQLTQINDIVWFMEPSLTSGEVGTWYAMGRERFVAVHLPVGEASGILPSLSNIISANLKNISPSEK, from the coding sequence ATGGGAGAAAACGTTCAGGCACAGGGTAGCCGTCGCCGTGCGGGCATCGCACTGGCCCTCGCGGTACTGCTCGCTTTCGGCGTCATCGTCGGGGCGAAGTTTTTCCAGGACAAACAGGCCCGCCAGCCGGTGCTGCTGTCGACGCTGGAGATGCCGGAAGACGATTCCCTCAAGTGCGCCGAGCTCGTCGAACGCCTCCCCGACCGCCTGGACGGCCTGGTCCGCGCCGAACTCGCCGACCCGGCGCCGAAGGGCGCGGCCGTGTGGCGCAACACCTCCGACGACCGCGTGACGCTGCGGTGCGGCGCCCCGGTGCCGATGCAGTACACGGAGCAGTCCGTCACCGAGGAACACGACGGCGTCAAGTGGATCCGCATCGACGACCCCACCGACGGGGTCAACCTGTCCACGTGGTTCTCCGTGGGCCGCTCCCCCGTCGTCGCGGTGACGGCCGACTTCTCGCGCCCGGGCGCCGTGAAGGAACTGTCGAAGGTGATGGGCCCCGATTCGGAGGTCGGCGGCGCCCCCGCGGCCAACCCGATCCCGCTGACCGATCTCCCGGCCGACGAGGCCGATGACCGCTGCTCCGCCCTGATGGCCGCGCTGCCCTCGGAAATCGGCGAGCGCAAGCGCATCGAGGGCAAGAAGCTGCCCGCCGGGTCGATGGTGTGGGCCGATGACCGGGGCAGCCTGATTTCCCTGCGCTGCGGCGTCGCCGAGCCGGCGGGTTACGAGGACACGACGGAGCAGCTGACGCAGATCAACGACATCGTGTGGTTCATGGAGCCCTCCCTGACCTCCGGCGAGGTGGGCACGTGGTACGCGATGGGCCGCGAGCGGTTCGTCGCCGTCCACCTGCCCGTCGGCGAGGCCTCCGGGATCCTGCCGAGCCTGTCCAACATCATCTCGGCGAACCTGAAGAACATCTCGCCGAGCGAGAAGTAG